Within Runella rosea, the genomic segment CCCGACGGCAAAATCGCAGATGTCAATCATTTCCTGCACTTCGCCGAGGCCCTCCTGAAGGCTCTTGCCCATTTCATAACTGACCAAGGTGCCAAGTTCGGTTTTGTATTTGCGCAATTGTTCGCCCATTTGCCGAACGATGTCGCCGCGCTTGGGGGCGGGCACGAGCCGCCACGTTTTGAATGCTTCCTGCGCCTGACCAATGACAGTATCGTAATCTTCACGGGATGCCGCATGCACTTTGCCGATGAGTTGACCATCTACTGGCGAAAAAGAAGACAACTCTTCGCCCCGACCTTCCCAAGCAGCCAAGCCCGTGCTAATGCCGTGATTTGTGCTGGAAATACGCAGTGTTTCTAAGATTGTTTGCATCTGATAAATTTGGAAATTGGATTTGTTGATGATAAAAACCGCTTGAAGCGTTCTTCAATTCCCAAAGGTAAATCCAATCTTACATAAACAAAAACACCAGTGCGCCCGCCACGTACCCAATCAACGCCAGAAGGCTGATGCGCTTGAGATACCAAAAAAAGCTGATGCGCTCCATGCCCATCACCGCCACGCCCGCCGCCGAGCCAATGATCAACATACTACCGCCTGTACCCGCGCAATAGGCCAAAAATTCCCAGATTCGGTGGTCTTGGGGGTAGGTTGCCAAATCATACATACCCATGGAGGCCGCCACGAGCGGCACGTTGTCAATGACCGCCGAGGCAATCCCGATGATAAAAACGATGGCGTCGAGGTTGCCGATGGTATCGTTCATCCACGCCGCTAGATCGGTCAATACGTGCGTAACTTCCAAGACGCCAATGGCTAGAAGTATGCCCATAAAGAATAAAATACTGCTTGTGTCAATTTTACTTAATGCATGACTGGCCGTAAAAGGCTTACGGTCTTCTTCGTCTTTTTTAGAATGGAGGATTTCTGAAACAATCCAAACCACGCCCAACGCCAACAGAATACCCATATAAGGCGGCAAGTGCGTCACGGTTTTAAAGATGGGAACGAATAAAAGCATCCCAATACCCGTCCCAAACATGATGTTACGCTCTTTGTTAGTCACGTCATCACTCTCAGATTTCTTGGAAATCTTTGGAGTAGCGATTGACCCTTTGAGTTTAAATGAAAGATAAATAAGGGGTACAATCAACGCAATAAGACTCGGAATAAACAGTGTTTTCATGACATTGACGGCCGAAATCTGCCCGCCAATCCACAACATCGTCGTGGTGACATCTCCCAGCGGCGACCACGCACCGCCTGCGTTGGCGGCGATGATGACAATCCCCGCAAAAAAACGTCGCATTTCATCATCTCGGATGATTTTACGCAGCAACGAT encodes:
- the nhaD gene encoding sodium:proton antiporter NhaD encodes the protein MITAIIIIFVIGYLFITLEHNINLNKTATALLTGVICWTLYALGSNDSHHIVEELSHHLANISEIAFFLLGAMTIVELVDAHQGFGVITERIHTKDSRALLWIISILTFFLSAVLDNLTTAIVMVSLLRKIIRDDEMRRFFAGIVIIAANAGGAWSPLGDVTTTMLWIGGQISAVNVMKTLFIPSLIALIVPLIYLSFKLKGSIATPKISKKSESDDVTNKERNIMFGTGIGMLLFVPIFKTVTHLPPYMGILLALGVVWIVSEILHSKKDEEDRKPFTASHALSKIDTSSILFFMGILLAIGVLEVTHVLTDLAAWMNDTIGNLDAIVFIIGIASAVIDNVPLVAASMGMYDLATYPQDHRIWEFLAYCAGTGGSMLIIGSAAGVAVMGMERISFFWYLKRISLLALIGYVAGALVFLFM